A single window of Vanessa tameamea isolate UH-Manoa-2023 chromosome 5, ilVanTame1 primary haplotype, whole genome shotgun sequence DNA harbors:
- the LOC113404482 gene encoding iron-sulfur cluster transfer protein Nubpl, whose protein sequence is MSMQKILPRVYGLLVSNIKSSPCCTTVRLQHSKSDVNEHRAKVMARGLPEKKPLPKVNSIILVASGKGGVGKTTTAVNLACAMKVIEPDKEIGLLDADVFGPSVPLMMNISGEPMLNDDNLIEPHINYGVKCMSMGLLVSGENAVVWRGLMVMQALERLTRNVAWGPLDCLIVDTPPGTGDTHLSLAQNLPIDGAIVVTTPQSAALQVTKRGVNMLEKLKVPIIGLVENMSHAICHKCGSKNFIFGNETKQTADQMGLKIIQSFEVDSNMSECINSGKPAIYALPDSTHAEKYRQLANTVFKYISNKNMAEDEASEQ, encoded by the exons ATGAGTATGCAAAAAATTTTACCGAGAGTATATGGACTGcttgtttcaaatataaag TCATCACCATGTTGTACCACGGTAAGACTACAGCATAGTAAGAGTGATGTTAACGAGCATAGAGCTAAGGTCATGGCTCGGGGCTTGCCTGAAAAAAAGCCCTTACCTAAAGTTAACAGTATAATACTGGTTGCTTCTGGAAAAGGAGGTGTTGGAAAGACAACTACTGCTG TGAATCTCGCTTGTGCAATGAAAGTGATAGAACCAGACAAGGAGATAGGACTCCTAGATGCAGATGTGTTTGGTCCATCAGTTCCTCTAATGATGAACATCAGTGGGGAGCCCATGCTGAATGATGACAATCTAATAGAACCCCATATCAACTATGGTGTTAAGTG CATGTCAATGGGGTTGCTGGTCTCTGGTGAGAATGCAGTAGTTTGGCGCGGCCTAATGGTGATGCAAGCGTTGGAACGACTTACAAGGAACGTAGCATGGGGCCCACTTGACTGCCTCATAGTAGACACACCTCCTGGTACTGGGGACACCCATCTGTCACTTGCACAGAATCTGCCTATTGATG GAGCAATAGTTGTCACAACACCTCAATCTGCTGCTTTACAAGTTACTAAGAGAGGTGTAAACATGCTTGAAAAACTCAAAGTCCCCATTATTGGACTGGTTGAAAATATGTCACATGCAATCTGTCATAAATGTGGTTCGAAAAACTTCATATTTGGCAATGAAACTAAGCAGACAGCCGATCAGATGGGCCTTAAGATTATTCAGAGCTTTGAAGTGGATTCAAATATGTCTGAATGCATAAACAGTGGGAAACCAGCCATATATGCACTTCCAGACAGCACACACGCAGAGAAGTACAGACAGCTAGCAAACAcagtctttaaatatatttcaaataaaaatatggcgGAAGATGAGGCTTCCGAACAGTAG